The genomic window TTGAAAAAGAGAAGATGCGTTTAATCGATTACATTAATCAAACCCAACAACTTGGCGAAAATCATTTCGATGGGAAAGAATCACATTCATTTGGCCCATTAGCAAAAACAGAATGGAACAACATGTTTTATAAACACCTGGACCACCATTTAGTACAATTTGGAGCTTAGTTACGAGCATAAGAGCAGATTATTGTCCAGATCGCCCCCTTAAATCGTCACTTTTAAACCTTACGCAGGCTAAAAATCTTACTTAACTTGTGGTAAGACAAAAAATTTATATAAAATGGCAAAACCACTTGTAACATGCCTTTGGTTTGACGGACAAGCCGAAGCAGCAGCAAAATATTATTGTACAGTTTTTAAAGATTCCAAAATTACACAAGTAACTCCTATGGTTATTACTTTCGAATTAAACGGAAATAAATTTATAGGCCTTAATGGCGGTCCGCAGTTTAAATTCGATGAGGCTATTTCTCTTATGGTAAACTGCGACAGTCAGGAAGAAATAGACTATTATTGGAATACTTTCCTAAATGACGGTGGCACAGAGAGCGTTTGCGGATGGCTAAAGGATAAATTCG from Flavobacterium sp. W4I14 includes these protein-coding regions:
- a CDS encoding putative 3-demethylubiquinone-9 3-methyltransferase (glyoxalase superfamily) (product_source=COG3865; cath_funfam=1.50.10.10; cog=COG3865; pfam=PF06983; superfamily=54593), which gives rise to MAKPLVTCLWFDGQAEAAAKYYCTVFKDSKITQVTPMVITFELNGNKFIGLNGGPQFKFDEAISLMVNCDSQEEIDYYWNTFLNDGGTESVCGWLKDKFGLSWQIVPSNIGELMATPERAKRVMDAVMKMKKLDMKKMEEA